A window from candidate division WOR-3 bacterium encodes these proteins:
- a CDS encoding type II toxin-antitoxin system VapC family toxin, translated as MKQRPLLYIETSVFGFYYDEEPRNALRREAVRTMFQQISMGMLDAAASPLTEEELDASAEPTRSKLLALLDQLTLLDADDAEVSRLAGVYVEDGVIPATETLDARHAAYATVARADIIVSLNLKHLANAWAEQRLNAVNSREGLPTVRIWTPEQVVHYED; from the coding sequence GTGAAACAACGGCCGCTGCTCTACATCGAGACCTCGGTCTTCGGGTTCTACTACGATGAAGAGCCGCGCAACGCACTCAGGCGCGAGGCAGTCAGGACCATGTTCCAGCAGATCTCCATGGGGATGCTGGACGCGGCTGCTTCTCCCCTGACTGAAGAAGAACTCGATGCCAGCGCAGAACCCACGCGCTCAAAGCTCCTCGCTCTACTCGACCAGCTAACTCTGCTCGATGCCGATGACGCCGAGGTCTCCCGGCTGGCCGGGGTCTACGTCGAAGACGGTGTCATCCCGGCGACGGAGACACTCGACGCAAGACATGCGGCATACGCGACGGTGGCGCGAGCGGACATCATCGTGTCGCTGAACCTCAAGCACCTCGCCAACGCGTGGGCGGAACAACGACTCAACGCGGTGAACTCCCGAGAAGGACTGCCGACGGTACGCATATGGACACCGGAACAGGTGGTGCACTATGAAGATTGA
- a CDS encoding trypsin-like peptidase domain-containing protein, with protein MNSAHNSQNHMSVPLCSAFCVLAFCTQAFPQGALHPSNLDYPVMISVAGRTGTGFFVTDSDSVHWYLVTARHVLFKDTAARHLWGPSAMVSGYAAGQRYEFQANLDSLLTDGLLKADTGHDVAVARCGTLSFKSEGGVCTWYRRHLRRSVGGKLRITVVKWDMLRTYDQVLVGNDVFVFGFPRNLGLRGLPEIDSDRPLVHKGIVAGSNPSMRTLIIDAAVYPGNSGGPVIEVEEGDLPFNDTFVLIGVVTEYVPFEDVWHDITRDYMNRTISTSDYSIVEPMDPVIDIIQKWRKK; from the coding sequence GTGAACAGCGCACATAATAGTCAGAATCACATGTCGGTTCCGCTATGCTCCGCATTCTGCGTGCTAGCATTTTGCACGCAGGCGTTCCCGCAGGGAGCGCTGCATCCGAGCAATCTGGACTACCCGGTGATGATCAGTGTCGCCGGCAGGACTGGTACTGGCTTCTTTGTGACGGATTCGGATTCGGTGCACTGGTACCTCGTCACAGCCCGTCACGTGCTCTTCAAGGACACGGCCGCACGTCACCTGTGGGGACCGAGCGCAATGGTCAGTGGGTACGCGGCCGGACAGCGGTACGAATTCCAGGCGAACCTCGATTCGCTTCTCACAGACGGGCTGCTGAAGGCAGACACGGGCCATGACGTCGCTGTCGCCCGTTGCGGCACGTTGTCTTTCAAGTCAGAAGGTGGCGTCTGTACGTGGTACCGCCGCCACCTGCGACGTAGCGTCGGTGGAAAGCTCCGCATCACCGTCGTGAAGTGGGACATGCTGCGCACGTACGATCAGGTCCTAGTCGGCAACGATGTGTTCGTCTTTGGATTCCCCAGGAACCTCGGCCTTAGAGGACTCCCCGAGATTGACAGCGACCGCCCGCTAGTTCACAAGGGCATCGTGGCAGGCTCGAATCCATCGATGAGAACTCTGATCATCGATGCCGCCGTGTACCCAGGCAACAGTGGCGGACCGGTCATCGAAGTCGAGGAGGGCGACTTGCCTTTCAACGATACGTTTGTCCTCATTGGCGTGGTAACGGAGTACGTACCTTTCGAGGACGTGTGGCACGACATAACCCGGGACTACATGAACCGGACAATCTCCACGTCCGACTACTCCATAGTGGAGCCTATGGACCCTGTGATTGACATCATCCAGAAATGGCGGAAGAAGTAG